The DNA segment ACGGGCAGATTGATTCCTGAAAAAGAGTCACCTCTTCAGCAAGACTAACAGAAGAGGGAGGGAAGtgaaggtggggagggaagggagaacagAAGGAGATGTAGCTAAATTTGGACACGGATGTGAAAGAGAAAATGGCTCACCCTAATGTCCTCAGGTTTTCACTGTTGAATGAAGGAGGGGACGTAAGCCCCAACATTAAAGTGCCAAACTTGACAAGGTTCCATTTCTGGGATGATTGGGGGTGGCATATGTGACTCAGAAATGGCCCTGTGGCCTGATTGAGGGAGGTCAAGGGaaaaggaggggaaaggagagCAAAGTTGGGGAAATAGGAATTATCTCTAGGgccatattttctttcctctcccactCACACCCCATGTATCAGGATCCTGAGGCCCATCTGGCCTTCCTCAAGTTCTGaagttctctctccttccctcgtGGTGTACTTTGCTGGCTAAGTAACTACTTGCTGTTACTGGTTCAGTAGGTGCTCCTGGCTTTGTGTGCTCTCCTCTCTCAGGTACCAGTGTGATATTCTTAGAAGATGGGAGAGGCACAGTTAGATTTTGGTTCACATagtctgtgatactttgttatggcagccccaacaaactaatacaataaccttacagctatattttaaaagtatgagatattagctgggtgtggtggcatatgcctgtaatcccagctactcaggaggctgaggcacaagaatctcttaaacctgggaggcaaaggttacagtgagccaagatcacaccactgaattccaacctgggcaacagagagagactgtgtctcaaataaataaataaataaataaataaataaataaaatttaaaaattaaaagtatgaaatatatttcatcagcattttaaGGATTATTTGATATGTCAAAAACTGAGTTATAGAGTAGTTTAGACTCTATAAATAAACCAATCGTAAATACATTCAAGAAGAAGGTATTTACTTAACAAAAGACTTAACATTAAACATTTGTTCAAATTCATCTACtcttttcatgaaaaatatttcttaaaacaagGTTTTGTTAACTATGGCAGAGTAGTCGTTAATTTCCAGCAAACCTGGCTGCTTCCCCTGTTAGCACATGGGATTAAATTATCCCCTGTGAAGGGACTGGTGTTTTGGGACATGGGACATTGTCTTAACCCAGGCAGCTATAACACATATActgcagactgggtggcttagaccAGGGGTCCTCAGTCCTTGGGCCATGGACTgctactggtccatggcctgttaggaccTGAGGtgcagagcaggaggtgagcagcactCCAGTGAGCCCCACCTCCTgccagatcagcagcggcatcagattctcacaggagtgcaaACCCTGCTATGAACTGTCATGTGAGGGATCGAGGTTGTCTGCTCCTTATGAGACTTTAATGCCTCCCACCACTGGTCTGTGgacaaattgtcttccacaaaatgagtccctggtgtcaaaaaggttggggaccgctggcttagacaacagaaattttgttgtttaattttttcacagttctcgAGGCTGgacagtccaagatcaaggtgcctgcaTCTGGCGTCTAGTGCAGACCCTATTCCTGGTTTGCAGGTGggtgtcttcttgctgtgtcctcacttggcggagagaaaagagagagcaagctctgtgtctttttataagagcactaatacCATTCATGAGCCTGCCATCCTCATAACCCAGTcgcctcccaaaggccctgcctcctaataccatcacattggaggttaggatttcaacataggaatttggggtCCACAAACATTCAGTACATAACAAGTGCCTATAATAGAAATTCTTCTCACACTCTTTGCACACCATGCAGTGTGCTAGATGTCACTCCCAAATGTCATTCCCTGAATTCTCACAACAGGCCTAGGAGATGGACAGGTATCCCATGGCACATACAACAATATCAGAACTTCAAGTGGTTAAATAACCATCTGCAGTTACAGAGCTAATCATTAGGGAGAATGTTCCCTAGTTCTGATAGGCCAGGGGtagatcccagctctgctgcaTCCCAGCAATATGACCTTGGCAGGCAGCTCAACTTCTCTCTACCTCAGTTTCTTCGTTTGTAAAGTGGAGACATGGTACTATGCACATCATGGAGTTATTGgacagattaaatgagataatatatctTCTTGGCACAAAGCCTGGCACATATAAAGTCCTCTAatattaggtattattattgCTTTAAGAAATATGgtaagtaaaaataatatcagACACTCTATAGCAGTGTTTACAAAGAGCTTTCTGTTttgtcagatgaggaaactgagctgagagaagttaaatgactCAATTGTGGCCCCCTAGCCAGTAAGCTGTGGGAAGGGGACTCAAACCAGCCTTTTGACTCCCAGCAGGGCAGAGCTGCAAAATTCTGACAGCCACTCCACTAGTCAGTGTCCTTGAAATAATCAAAGCTCCTATCTCAGCTTAAAAgtcatgtctctgtgtgtgtgaatTTACTGTGGAAGAGGGAAAGGGCTCAGACTCTTATCCTGTTGTGTAAAGTTCTTCTTGCTTTACATCTCtgctagtcagggttctccaaagaaacagaaacaataggatgtgcatagagagagagagattggttttaaggaattggctcatgtgatggAGGCTGGTCAGTCCAAAATTTACAGGGTGGGCCAGCAGCTGAAGATCCAGTAAAGAGCTAATGTTGCAGTTGAGGTCTGAAGGCTGTTTGCTAGCAGACTCCTTGCTCAGGAGAGGCCAGACTTCTGTTCCATTCAGGCCTTCAGATGATTGGTGAGGCTTATCAGACGTTAtggagggccatctgctttactgAAAGTCAACCAGTTTAAATGTCAGTGTCATCTAAAAACACCCTCACCAGGAACACGCACaataatatttgaccaaatatctgggcactttGGCCCAGCCAAattgacatgtaaaattaaccatcacaacatcTTTGCCTAGCTCCATCAAGAATTGGTTGAGAGATCTTATGCAAGGTACTGACCTTAACTCCCACTCACCACATGCCCTGGAAAGATGAAAAAGCGCTGTAGGATAAGGTTGAGTCTTTGAACCCTACCCTCCCatcctttttctttcagaagaaGAATGCTGTTAATGAAGCAATtcactttgtttcattttcaGTCTATCCACTTGTGGTATCAGGCTGGTAggtgaacctttttttttttttttagtttcctcttttcttttgacATGgtggtaatgttttatttttatgttgactACAAGCTTGCATGCAACTAAAGGAACCAGGGAGGGAAGCTGTGTTTATAATCTCTTTAATTATGGTACTTGTTTAAGATTAGCcaagcctggctcattttttttttctttttttttacttttttttttttattaattttttttgcatacaaaaacaataaacattttctaaaaatacatacaaacaaaaagatgcgtatcaaacatattaggaaggttgcacatgggaagtcggggaatagaaatggggggtgggagttaaaataaatgagagagggactttatatggatcagtgataataactcaatcctctatttgacaaagaagagggagaaggaagaggaagaaaaagaaagtgggataaaggatcagaaagggaggaaaatagaaaaaattagagtatgactccagggtagacctgttttgttgtcactgagttggttggttggtttgtctgttgtattcttcatgtttcgccaagttggccagactggtctcgaactcctagcccgaagtgatcaacccgcctcaccccccagagtgccgggaccacaggcgtgagccaccacgtccagcccccacattgcttctggcctccgtggtagacctcccagacggagcggccaggcagaggagctcctcacttctacccagacacggggcggccgggcagaggagctcctcacttcccagacggggcggccaggcagagacgctcctcacttcttcccagacgataggtggccgggcagaggcgctcctcacttcccagacgatgggtggccgggcagaggtgctcctcacttcccagacgatgggtggccgggcagaggcgctcctcacctcccagacgatgggtggccgggcagaggcactcctcacttcccagatggggcggccgggcagaggcgctcctcacctcccagacgatgggtggccgggcagaggcgctcctcacctcccagacgatgggtggccgggcagaggcgctcctcacttcctcccggacggggtggccgggcagaggcgctcctcacctcccagacgatgggaggccgggcagaggtgctcctcacttcttcccagacggggcggccgggcagaggcgctcctcacttcttcccagacggggcggccgggcagaggcgctcctcacttcctcccggacggggtggccgggcagaggcgctcctcacctcccagacgatgggaggccgggcagaggcgctcctcacttcttcccggacggggcgcccgggcagaggcgctcctcatttcttcccggacggggcggctgggcagaggcgctcctcacttcccagacggggcggccgggcagaggcgctcctcacttcttcccggacggggcgcccaagcagaggcgctcctcacttcttcccggacggggcggccgggcagaggcgctcctcacttcttcccggacggggcggccgggcagaggcgctcctcacttcttcccagacggggcggccgggcagaggcgctcctcacttcctcccggacggggcggccgggcagaggcgctcctcacctcccagacgatgggtggctgggcagaggcgctcctcacttcccagacgggacggccgggcagaggcgctcctcacttcccagacggggtggccaggcagaggcgctcctcagttcccagacgatgggtggccgggcagtggcgctcctcacctcccagacgatgggtggccgggcagaggcgctcctcacttcccacatggggcggccgggcagaggcgctcctcacctcccagacgaggcggccgggcagaggcgctcctcacttcttcccggacggggcggccaggcagaggcgctcctcacctcccaaacgatgggtggccgggcagaggcgctgctcacttcccagacgatgggtggccgggcagaggcactcctcacttcccagatggggcagctgggcagaggcgccctcacttcccagatgatgggtggccgggcagaggcgctcctcacctcccagatggggcggccgggcagaggcgctcctcacttcttcccggacggggcggccgggcagaggcgctcctcacttcttcctggacggggcggccgggcagaggcgctcctcacttcttcccggacggggcggccgggcagaggcgctcctcacctcccagacgatgggtggccgggcagaggcgctcctcacttcccagacggggcggccgggcagaggcgctcctcagttcccagacggggtggccgagcagaggcgctcctcacttcccagacggtgggtggccgggcagaggcgctcctcacttcccagacggtgggtggccgggcagaggcgctcctcacttcccagacggggcggcggggcagaggcgcttcccacctcccagatggggcggcggccgggcaggggctgcaatcccagcaccctggtaggccaaggtaggcggctggggggcgggggctgccgcgaggccagaccacgccaccgcactccagcccgggcaacaccgagcactgggtgagcgagactccgtctgcagtcccagtacctcgggaggctgaggcgggcagagcactcggcgtcaggagctggcgaccagcgtggccaagatggcgaacgcgtgcctgcagcgaaaggagaaaaggcaggctgtggcgcgcgccggcagtcccaggcagtccgcggcgtgggcagcagcaagccgagtagattgcagcctgggccagagagggaaaagaaagaaagaaagaaagaaaggaaggaaggaagtctggctcattttttaaaagtcaattttatCGAGGTAGAACTGCTGATTGCAAAAGTAGGTTTTAAAAACATTCCATATCTGTATAGAAATGGTATGAAACTGAAAGTTAAATTCTGTGTAAACTGAAATAGCACCATCTTGAATGTCAGGGAAAGGACATACTTTGTAAACTGGTCTTGATGGTGGTGTGCCTAAAATGCAGGGGCAaaatttagccttttttttttttttttttttttttaggctagtcaagtgaagcagtgggagtggagagggaataaagaaatctgtaactggttgtgatcaattagttgtaaacaccactgcactcagaccAGCCAAAAATTAGCCTCTTAAgtgttaaaactataaaacaaaaagcatGAGGCAGCAGATTtgtgaaacttttaaaataacttccagtaatttaaatttaaataatttaattaaattattaggTAAACCTGCCAAGGCCAGTAAACAGAAATTCTCACCCAGTAACCAGTGCAAGTAATAATTCTAATGGAATACTCAGCTGGCAAGATATCTGAAGTACGGCAATGGAAGGACTCTGATGAATAAACTAACCACCTTTTATTTATATGGCACTCTAAGGTTTTGAAAGGACTTTCATTAATATTAATCTTGTTTATTTCATCCTTACAACCACCTGATGCCATAGGACAGCCAGATCTCTTTCTCCCCGTTGAGACCAAGAGAGGTCCAAGGTCATATAGCTGCAAAGTGGCAGGGAACAGAACAGACTGAGATGATCTTTCCTCTGCATTATCATCAGTCCAAGGTCTTTGTTGGGTGCCTGAGACTCACATCTAGGCCCAGGGGTGGGTGGAGGAGAGTGATGGACAGAATCATTATAGAAGagaattatggccattcttgcaattGACCCATCGCAAGAAAAATAGAGTTCATTCAAAATGGTATTGCCATTTTGAATTAGAGACTTCGGGTCATATAAATGTGCAAGCCTGCACATTTACTCCCCAGAATGAGacaacacagaagaaaaaaaaaaagagagggaatgaGCGCTTTAACAGAATTTAAATATTACTGCCTTTTTCACTCCCAAACTTTGAGGAATGGCAGTGGAGGAGGACAAGGGAAAGAGTGCTGCTGGGGACAGTTCTCTCCCCAAGAGGAGAGAGTCACACCGCCAGAGCTGTGAAAGATGAATCACATCTATTACATCAGGACTTGGCACACATTTCCTGGGAAACTGGTCACTGAGGATATAATAGAGATGACTGTTCTTTTGGGGAGATTAGCATTTTCTGGAGGGAATAGTATAAATCAATTTGGGGTTAAATGGCaaattaagatgaaaattaaaCGAGTGTAATATGGCTTTTGTGGGCTGTGTTCACCTCTCCAGGAGGTCAGCATGGCCAGACTATGTGAAAGAGAAAATGTCAGACTTGGTCGCAAAAGTGAAAAGGGGTAATATTTTTTATCTCACCTTCCTTGACAGGAGGGGCTCTTTTTAAAACCGAGATGACACCTCTCAGTTTACAAGGCACTCCCCTGTGTATCATTTACGCTCTACCAAGCAGATGCATGGTTCCTGTTTTCTAGATGAGATAGCTTAAGGCCACAGCTAAAGGCACATACTGGGCCTGCAGCTCAAAGCCCGTGTCCTCTCCACACCATCACAAGGCCGACCCCCTCAGTCTCTAGATGGGGGCGGAGTGGCTGATGCAATGACTTATTGGCTCCTTGTTATAAAGGTAACCAACAATATTGTTCTGCCCAGACATGGGACAGTCCTGGTCAAACTAAGATAATTGGTCACCCTACTTCTATATTTTCATTAGTACTCACAGGAGATTCTCCAAGAACCACACTGAATGCTAAGACATTTTAGGACACAGCTATATATATGCATGGGATTTTCATATAGTTTCATTCTACCTAAACAGTATTTgccagcattttaaaattcactctTAGCCTCCTAAGATtgctattttgatttctttttcttcttcacttcTTCATAGTTCCTCATTGTTACTGTCTCAGATCACCAAAAAGTGGACAGGGATGAGGAGTGGAAGCaaggaaaaataaggaaagaaatgcaCTGGATCCCATTGTTTACAGTGCGTTGAGGACCGATCTATAGCAGGAATTCCCAAACTTGAACATGGTGGTGGGGAGCCTCTAAGACAGCCCCCAGGATTCCCGCCTCTTGCCATTCATGCTCTTGGGTaattctcttccctcttcccttgaGTAGATTTGTCTTGAGGGCTCACTTTAATGTTTGTGCTTCACCTCCACCTctcacttctctctttctctccctctctccctctctccccttccctttctccctccctccatctcctttCTAACCCTGGGAAAGGCCAGATGCTGTGCTGTGAACAGCCCTATAGACAGGTCCCTGTGGTGAGGAACTGATGTTTCCAGGGCCCGAGGCCTGCTGAGGGCCAGTTAGGTGAGCTTGGAAGGAGACTCCCTAGTGCCAGCAAAGGCTTGAGATGACAAACATCTTGACTGCAGCGCCATGAAAGACCACGAGCCAGGATCATAAGGCCAGGTCAGTCCCAAAGTCCTCACCCATATAAACTACAAGATGATAAATATTGGTGGTTTTCAGCCTTGATTTTTAGGGTAATTTGTTCAgaagcaatagataactaatacaaacGTGTATCAGAACCACTTAGATAACAACTtaataaaatgtgtattctggGTCACACCCCCAGAGATATTATTCAACAGATGTGGCCTGAGATCTTTGCCTTTTCACCAGGAATCCCAGGAGAATCTGAACTGAACAAATTTCTGCTTGAGAGCACATAGAATTAACTCTTACCTGGGAAGGCCTGGCCAGAGGGAAGACCATAAGGAAGGGAGAATTGTCAGATAAAAACAAGATGCCCAGttatatttaaatttcagataagtAACAAATAATGTTTTAGTCTTAAGTATACCCCATGCAGTATGTGGGACATATTTACATAGAAACAGGATTTGCCgattatctgaaattcagatgtAACTGAGTGTTCCATATTTCTGTTTGCTAAATCCAGAGGTCCCACAGGAAGTGAAGGCCCAATGGGAAGTAAAGTGGTGCCTCCTTTTCCTGGATGGCAGGATTTTTCTCCTTAAGGACATGGAGGCCTAGGCTCTTCCTTCTTGTGGGGAGGTGGCCTCCAATGGCCTCGAAGTCTTGGTGTCCTTCTCCCCGAGGAGCTGCAGGTTGCCCAGGATGGGTCCTGCCCCTCCCACTCCAAAGACTCCCGCCAGACTGAGTCACTCCTGGATGTTCTGGTGGGAGGGTTTTGGGGAGTCCCCCACACAGCCCCACCTCACCTCCAAGAGGCTGGAGGCCCCACAGGTGGGTACGGTGTTGGTGGCCAGCCCCTTAGTGGCCGTGGCCGGTGGGTGGGCGAGGAGACTGGTCCAGTCGATGGACCTCATGCCTGGTGGGCGCTGCCCACGGCACTGGGAACTTCCTTGCTCCTTTTGGTGCTGTTGGTACAGCCTTTCCAGAGCAGCGAACGAATGCCAGTCTCCTCCCACACCCCTCCAGGAACGCAGACCAACACAGCTGCTCTATTAAATGTGTGCACTTCTTATTCTGAGTATGTCTGGGTCTCTGATGAGCTCTGTTTATTGCAGCCCTCAGTCCTGTAAAGAGGAGGATGGTTCCAAAGAGCCCTGAATGCGGGCGGTTTTATGAAATCAGCCTCTCACTTCTTTGTATATACTTTCTTGTCACAGGAACAGCCTCaattttgatgtttattttgAACTATGAAATATAAGATGAATGAGAGTATGAGTGTATgtatgagcgtgtgtgtgtgagcgagagagagaaagacagagagattgGCTGGATAGACTGAAATGCTTAAGGTGGGGATGGAAGATGAAGACTGAGAAAATGTGTGGCTGTGGTAGAATCAGAAACTTTAATACGTGCTTTGAAAGCAGACCTGAAAGTGAGGTAGCATCACTCTGCTGTGGTTCGGCCTCACTCAGCGGCCTGATGCAAGCCAAACACCCACAGGAGGGGAACTCCGCTCAGTCTCCCTCCTGAGAGAAACTCTGGAGGTGTCTGACCTTTTGAGAGCAAGGAGGAGGTTTGGAATCAAGTGTACAGAAGCTCTGTTTGTCCTGGGGGCTCTTAAAGGCTCTAGGAGAACACTTTGGGTGCTGCCTTATATTAATAAAACCAGCATAGctaaaacaaaacatattcaaaaagtAGAATCCAAggatgatggtgccactgcacatcTTGTACGTCAGGAAGAATCCCACGTTCCTGGACCCACACCCCTGGTGTAGCTGACTTGGAAAGCTGAAGAAGACCATGAAGCTAGATTTATAGGATGTTACAGAGCCAGAAGGTACTTTAATAATCTAGGCtagggcccagtgcagtggctcctgcctgtaatcccagcactttcaggggccaaggcgggaggattgcttgagcccaggaattcaagaccagcctggacaacatagtgagcttctgtctctagaaaaagtaaaaaattagcagggcatggtggtgcaggcctgtagttacagtactcaggaagctgaggtaggaggatcgcttgagctcaggagatcaaggctgcagtgagcactccagcctgggcgacagagcgagaccctatctccaacaaataaacacaaaacatCCAGGCCAGGTTCCTGTCTAACAGAGAAGAAGCAaggctcccactttggccttcagTTTGACTTCTCTGAGCATCTGAAAAATAGTA comes from the Symphalangus syndactylus isolate Jambi chromosome 8, NHGRI_mSymSyn1-v2.1_pri, whole genome shotgun sequence genome and includes:
- the LOC129487922 gene encoding LOW QUALITY PROTEIN: putative uncharacterized protein encoded by LINC01599 (The sequence of the model RefSeq protein was modified relative to this genomic sequence to represent the inferred CDS: inserted 2 bases in 1 codon), giving the protein MEVLAFSNSKMDVRAKRQLEIWMEMAPSKPEPQGKVQQSQPTSVSAANATQRGKCCCCLEGRSPEGYRRQWAENVENHPEVAAHTSCLQSITPHFIAGEMGCTARESQEQVPASITQILRNPWFSRLDSPRSRCLHLASSADPIPGLQFLIVTVSDHQKVDRDEEWKQGKIRKEMHWIPLFXQCVEDRSIAGIPKLEHGDSRQTESLLDVLVGGFWGVPHTAPPHLQEAGGPTGGYGVGGQPLSGRGRWVGEETGPVDGPHAWWALPTALGTSLLLLVLLVQPFQSSERMPVSSHTPPGTQTNTAALLNVCTSYSEYVWVSDELCLLQPSVL